One Pecten maximus chromosome 16, xPecMax1.1, whole genome shotgun sequence DNA window includes the following coding sequences:
- the LOC117344894 gene encoding uncharacterized protein LOC117344894: MEAIRFVTVGMLLLLTVGGAPSVWAGKPLEGAMISPVMRSAMWAYLGNAGYANQLWQAVNHDYFNRLNCGGKRTTDADYEQKCSPCGDAANSNRPNEYGGKYSIGKVVAQYHEGQHINVSVDIRSLNPGGTFRFSLCVTDKTTKVSHSCFQTHVLRWQNTQITQIPSPHQLGLATYTLQLPSGVSCQNCVIQWLWRDATSACDPQSSTNCGQQTVTNCADVQILGAGVPFSENFDKPRYDAYSSIFDPMDTLNDDGIGIHTPRSSLDPAIAIKPGVGTTSAATSPGGSIPILLPGGTPSTSPSTGGSIPIIPGGGLPTSTSSGNSSSDGSPPDTSEKLVDPVSVLLPAAVGTSSVLAGETGIGMALILFALFMYLSQQQLIQGAPGIGSPTSPTFLSTPWTQQTYLNPAMSFQQTAISRRPVFNSAPMPYAQAMNSGFSQGVSGVGGMTFPSSNFASGLANQAIVPLPQSAFGSTSTAVLQQPLVNMNTVPLSNSVPVGMSQSVIPTNVNTGFTTFQSPFTNIPVDFSRSTGFAQQAFLGNGMAAATSNIPFNNNGFSGSFQQIPQSNSAFVAIPSQQSVISGTLPTSTSSLSQPSFQAPFLTRQDVVIPQFDQEPSTVRERETTHIQIDTEDVRSCKCHARVFLLTAHCHALSAPKCLEDDACYCKEETQVSATFNQRQRLSLSSNRNHVRKMTSPAHGRQFQRRFMLCNVINKSSKTLIYRRCLYNDF, encoded by the exons ATGGAAGCTATACGCTTTGTGACGGTTGGCATGCTTCTGCTGCTGACCGTCGGAGGTGCCCCCTCTGTATGGGCGGGCAAACCTCTCGAGGGGGCCATGATATCCCCCGTGATGAGGTCGGCTATGTGGGCATACCTTGGAAACGCTGGTTACGCCAATCAACTATGGCAAGCCGTCAACCATGACTACTTTAACAGGCTCAATTGTGGCGGGAAAAGA ACAACCGATGCAGATTACGAACAGAAGTGCAGCCCCTGTGGGGATGCTGCCAACTCCAACAGGCCAAATGAGTACGGAGGAAAATACTCCATTGGCAAGGTAGTGGCACAATATCACGAGGGACAGCATATCAACGTCTCCGTGGATATAAGAAGTTTGAATCCAGGAGGCACGTTCCGATTCTCACTGTGTGTAACTGACAAAACCACAAAGGTATCTCACTCCTGCTTCCAAACCCACGTACTGCGCTGGCAGAACACACAGATCACACAAATCCCTTCACCACACCAGCTTGGACTTGCGACATACACCCTACAGCTGCCATCGGGAGTCAGCTGTCAAAACTGTGTGATACAGTGGCTGTGGAGAG ATGCAACGTCGGCTTGCGATCCACAGAGCAGTACTAACTGTGGCCAGCAGACTGTCACCAACTGCGCAGATGTCCAGATCTTAGGTGCGGGGGTTCCATTCTCGGAAAACTTCGACAAACCTAGGTACGATGCTTACTCCAGTATCTTTGATCCGATGGATACACTTAATGATGACGGTATTGGAATACACACACCACGATCCTCTCTTGATCCCGCAATTGCAATCAAGCCAGGAGTAGGGACCACATCTGCAGCAACGTCACCTGGCGGATCCATCCCCATACTCCTTCCAGGTGGTACTCCTTCCACAAGTCCGTCAACTGGTGGATCTATTCCTATCATACCGGGCGGCGGTCTTCCCACCAGCACATCATCGGGCAATTCGTCTTCCGATGGTTCACCTCCGGATACTTCAGAAAAGCTTGTGGACCCAGTCAGTGTCCTTTTGCCGGCTGCGGTAGGGACATCCAGTGTTCTTGCGGGCGAAACAGGTATCGGTATGGCATTGATTCTATTTGCCCTGTTCATGTATCTGTCACAGCAGCAGTTGATACAAGGTGCTCCGGGAATTGGATCTCCGACGTCACCTACATTCCTTTCCACCCCTTGGACGCAACAAACTTACTTGAATCCAGCCATGTCGTTTCAGCAGACAGCTATTTCAAGAAGACCAGTTTTCAATAGCGCTCCAATGCCCTACGCGCAGGCCATGAACAGTGGATTTTCTCAAGGTGTATCTGGAGTTGGTGGGATGACATTTCCTAGCAGTAATTTCGCATCAGGCTTGGCAAATCAAGCAATCGTCCCGTTGCCACAGTCTGCTTTTGGAAGTACTAGTACAGCTGTtttacaacaaccactcgttaaCATGAACACGGTCCCTTTGTCCAATAGTGTACCTGTTGGAATGTCCCAGTCTGTCATACCCACAAATGTCAACACTGGCTTCACAACATTCCAGTCACCATTTACTAATATCCCTGTGGATTTTTCACGAAGTACAGGTTTCGCCCAGCAAGCATTTTTAGGGAATGGTATGGCTGCAGCAACGTCAAATATTCCATTCAACAACAATGGGTTCAGCGGTTCATTTCAGCAGATTCCACAGAGCAATTCTGCATTCGTGGCGATTCCGTCACAGCAATCTGTTATCAGCGGTACCCTACCAACATCTACATCATCTCTGTCACAGCCGTCCTTCCAAGCACCATTCCTCACACGGCAAGATGTAGTGATTCCTCAGTTTGACCAGGAACCATCCACAGTACGAGAGAGGGAAACAACGCACATTCAGATAGATACCGAGGACGTACGCAGTTGTAAATGTCATGCACGTGTGTTCTTACTTACAGCACATTGTCACGCGCTATCAGCGCCAAAATGTCTTGAAGACGACGCATGTTACTGTAAGGAAGAAACACAGGTATCTGCCACTTTCAACCAAAGGCAGCGACTGTCTTTGTCATCTAACCGAAACCACGTTCGGAAAATGACGTCGCCAGCACATGGTAGACAATTTCAGCGCCGTTTCATGCTCTGCAACGTAATAAACAAATCCAGTAAAACTTTAATTTATCGTAGATGCCTATATAATGACTTCTGA
- the LOC117345304 gene encoding uncharacterized protein LOC117345304 — protein sequence MGVQGLLSACMRQRNACVEEVDLVQVARNRGGIEILVDYYSFELFVLEQFWFSLCHHQHNDYLWIMGGEYASLDVYLKKLILDLKALRINLVFYVDGAKGASTETTREKMDTWIQRHHRDVGKIDNIMKVCCGGMPITELQENVRPLLQEEQFIYTLRQCGCEVYQDPAGEADCVIAQALHQREKAYGVFSNDSDFCIFKDCTFIPNTQFDLMGDLKLGAACNMPIKPERLIVGVITTDRVMNIFGLPSHDHLLELSVVAGNDFTGPYMRSGLQRKLEIKGRGVEGVAEWIREHNVPETHPVFAQEMRNNMRFCSAVVHSRNFYNLGVPPVKPSKTGYLSELLEKGIREGRFVARVMGMHNNFYWHRVVVEDMSQGQPCAEVALAPLRAHVYRIVLQRHESMVEEYGRSPWEPLRTAGVLAVEDGNIPSINRIQPDKIFWNLKHFHYIMSHLEQRTGSESNWFERYGRRTGFSVYVLRYFLLLNWGRNLYVTENEFLALLAMMLGRPAAAKYQGICIRPTPRCVTLGNWFQDLYYHAYCFLGKLLNISHEFPLPSEVYSGAVWTVFYTCSKDGTFRSALNQVSMDVLKATQGDMNAIIKEKRHMIRYIVEGIFTFDARF from the exons ATGGGTGTGCAGGGTCTCTTGTCGGCCTGTATGCGCCAGAGAAATGCCTGTGTGGAAGAAGTTGATCTTGTACAAGTCGCTCGAAATCGAGGTGGCATAGAGATACTAGTGGATTACTACTCATTCGAATTGTTTGTTCTAGAACAGTTTTGGTTCTCTTTATGTCACCACCAGCACAACGATTACCTGTGGATTATGGGGGGTGAGTACGCCTCCCTTGATGTTTATCTGAAGAAACTTATTTTAGATCTCAAGGCTTTACGCATCAATTTAGTGTTCTATGTTGATGGTGCAAAAGGTGCGTCTACAGAAACGACTCGTGAGAAAATGGACACATGGATTCAAAGACATCATCGGGATGTTGGAAAAATTGACAACATCATGAAGGTATGTTGTGGTGGGATGCCTATTACGGAACTTCAGGAGAATGTACGACCACTTCTGCAGGAGGAACAGTTTATATACACTCTCAGACAATGTGGTTGTGAGGTTTATCAAGATCCTGCAGGAGAAGCAGACTGTGTTATTGCTCAGGCCCTACATCAGAGAGAGAAAGCGTATGGTGTGTTCAGTAACGATTCCGACTTCTGTATATTTAAAGACTGCACATTCATCCCCAACACACAGTTTGACCTGATGGGTGACCTCAAGTTGGGTGCAGCATGCAACATGCCCATCAAACCAGAACGTTTAATTGTCGGAGTGATCACAACTGATCGAGTCATGAACATATTTGgt CTTCCTAGTCATGACCACCTGTTGGAGCTGAGTGTTGTAGCTGGTAATGACTTTACTGGTCCATACATGAGAAGTGGGCTCCAACGGAAACTGGAGATCAAAGGTCGTGGGGTCGAAGGTGTAGCAGAATGGATCAGAGAACATAATGTCCCAGAGACTCACCCTGTGTTTGCGCAGGAAATG AGAAACAATATGAGATTCTGCAGTGCAGTAGTTCACAGCCGTAACTTCTACAACCTGGGGGTGCCACCAGTGAAGCCAAGTAAAACAGGGTACCTGTCTGAGCTCCTAGAGAAAGGAATCCGCGAAGGACGCTTTGTAGCCAGGGTGATGGGCATGCACAACAACTTCTACTGGCATCGTGTGGTGGTAGAGGACATGAGTCAAGGTCAGCCCTGCGCAGAGGTCGCCCTTGCCCCACTCAGGGCTCATGTGTATAGAATTGTTCTTCAGCGACATGAGAGCATGGTGGAGGAGTATGGCCGTAGCCCTTGGGAACCTCTTAGGACAGCAGGG GTTTTGGCAGTAGAAGATGGCAACATTCCTTCAATAAACCGCATCCAGCCTGACAAGATATTCTGGAACCTGAAACATTTCCACTACATCATGTCTCACCTGGAGCAAA GAACTGGTTCAGAGAGTAATTGGTTCGAACGATATGGTAGGAGAACAGGCTTCTCAGTGTACGTTCTTCGATATTTCCTTCTACTCAACTGGGGTCGCAATCTGTATGTGACAGAAAATGAGTTTCTTGCCTTGCTGGCAATGATGTTGGGACGTCCTGCAGCAGCTAAGTATCAAGGGATCTGCATCCGCCCAACGCCTCGCTGTGTTACCCTCGGCAACTGGTTCCAG gATCTCTACTATCATGCATACTGCTTCCTGGGGAAGCTACTGAACATTAGCCACGAATTCCCACTGCCTAGTGAGGTGTACTCCGGAGCAGTATGGACTGTCTTCTACACCTGCTCAAAGGATGGAA CATTCAGATCGGCACTAAATCAGGTATCTATGGACGTATTGAAAGCAACTCAAGGGGATATGAATGCCATTATCAAAGAAAAACGCCACATGATCCGATACATTGTGGAAGGAATTTTCACATTCGATGCTCGATTCTGA